The following are encoded together in the Zingiber officinale cultivar Zhangliang chromosome 8A, Zo_v1.1, whole genome shotgun sequence genome:
- the LOC122012689 gene encoding C2 and GRAM domain-containing protein At1g03370-like codes for MKLLVHVIEARNLQAMDLNGLSDPYVKLQLGKHRAKTKVVKKSLNPFWDEEFNLQVGDLSEELIVNVLDEDKYFTDDFLGQVKVSLTKVLDSDNLSLGLTWYQLQPKGKKLKSKDCGEICLTISLYQKNIEQTVRSISDDLVSSYDRSSELTKGRNSVSSNGNTEQADVSETNEMDTLKEDKPNSVTFVGRVYQFFGGKNSGTISSSSRDVSPEKVKVSSADKILEEHTVDADSDIPYDELLKCIIPKLEGVDMPAGLPGGILVDQSYSTAPVDLNSLLFSPSSRFWQSLADIQGTTGFQAGPWRLENGGETLKRVVLYTKAATKLVKAVSATEEQTYLKADGTNFAVLLSVSIPDVPFGSYFRTEILFCIMPGPHLPSEEQSSRLVISWRMNFLQSTMMKSMIENGARQGLKDSYSQFVDLLSQNRKPVDLKETAISKEQILASLQTERESDWKLASRFFGNFTVISTLVAMLYVLIHIILANPSTIQGLEFPGIDLPDSIGEIVVCGVLVLQGQLFLKVVGRYLQALKQRGSDHGVKAQGDGWLLTVALIECSSLAAVDSTGYSDPYVVFSCNGKTKTSSIKFQTLNPQWNEVFEFDAMDDPPSMMNVDVFDFDGPFDEATSLGHAEINFVKSNLADLVDVRIPLQGNLAQTCQSKLLLRIFLNNTRGNDIVMEYITKMEKEVGKKIVVRSPQTNSTFQKLFGLPPEEFLINDFTCHLKRRMPTQGRIFLSPRIIGFHTNLFGHKTNFFFLWEDIDDIQVVPPSLATMGSPSLLIILRKGRGTDAKHGAKAVDPDGRLRFHFQSFVSFNVANRTIMALWKARALSPEQKMQLLEESGARNLNNEESGSFLGLEDAKMSDVFSSAIDLNSNSLMELFNGGPLEKSVMEKLGCVDYSLSPWETVRADVYQRQIHYKFDKNLSRYGGEVTSTQQKSPLPDKKGWLIEEVMALQGVLLGDYFNLHFRYQIEDLSPKLRACNVIVSLGIAWLKSTSHQKRITKNVISNSSLRLTDMFTRVENELLQAK; via the exons ATGAAGCTCCTGGTGCATGTCATCGAAGCCAGGAACCTTCAAGCTATGGATCTGAATGGACTGAGTGATCCTTATGTGAAATTACAGCTAGGAAAACACCGAGCGAAAACTAAGGTGGTGAAAAAAAGTCTCAACCCTTTTTGGGATGAAGAGTTTAACCTTCAAGTGGGAGACCTTAGTGAGGAGCTCATAGTGAATGTTTTGGATGAAGATAAGTATTTCACTGATGATTTCTTGGGCCAAGTGAAGGTGTCACTGACCAAAGTATTGGATTCTGACAACTTATCGCTTGGGTTGACCTGGTATCAGTTGCAGCCCAAAGGCAAAAAGTTGAAGAGCAAAGATTGTG GTGAAATTTGTCTCACTATTTCCTTGTATCAAAAAAACATTGAACAAACAGTGCGTTCCATTTCTGATGATCTCGTATCAAGCTATGATAGATCAAGTGAGTTAACCAAGGGAAGGAATTCAGTCTCTTCCAATGGCAACACAGAACAAGCTGATGTGTCAGAAACTAATGAAATGGACACTCTCAAGGAAGACAAACCAAATTCAGTTACTTTTGTGGGTCGAGTGTATCAGTTTTTTGGTGGGAAAAATTCTGGGACTATTTCTTCTTCCAGTAGGGATGTTAGCCCTGAAAAAGTTAAAGTCTCATCAGCAGATAAAATTTTAGAAGAGCATACTGTTGATGCAGACTCTGATATCCCATATGATGAATTATTGAAATGCATAATACCAAAGTTAGAAGGAGTTGATATGCCTGCAGGTTTGCCAGGTGGTATACTTGTTGACCAATCTTATTCTACTGCACCGGTTGATCTGAACTCGCTTCTCTTTTCACCAAGTTCAAGATTTTGGCAATCACTAGCTGACATTCAAGGAACAACTGGTTTTCAAGCTGGACCTTGGAGACTAGAAAATGGTGGAGAAACCTTGAAAAGAGTGGTCTTATACACAAAAGCTGCAACAAAGTTAGTGAAGGCTGTGTCAGCTACAGAAGAGCAGACTTATTTGAAGGCCGACGGGACAAATTTTGCTGTCCTGTTAAGTGTAAGCATACCTGATGTTCCTTTTGGTAGCTATTTCAGAACAGAAATTCTTTTCTGTATAATGCCAGGGCCTCACTTGCCATCTGAAGAACAATCATCACGTTTGGTAATATCATGGCGCATGAATTTTTTACAAAGCACGATGATGAAATCAATGATTGAAAATGGAGCAAGGCAAGGATTGAAGGATAGTTATAGTCAGTTTGTTGATTTACTATCACAGAATAGAAAACCTGTTGATCTAAAAGAAACTGCTATAAGCAAGGAGCAGATTTTAGCTTCTTTGCAAACTGAGCGGGAGTCTGACTGGAAATTGGCATCTCGATTCTTTGGGAACTTTACAGTCATATCTACTTTGGTTGCAATGTTGTATGTTCTCATTCACATTATTCTTGCAAATCCTAGTACAATCCAGGGACTTGAATTTCCTGGAATAGACCTGCCAGATTCAATTGGTGAAATTGTTGTTTGTGGAGTTCTTGTTCTACAAGGACAGCTTTTTCTAAAAGTGGTAGGACGCTACCTACAGGCCTTGAAGCAAAGAG GTAGTGACCACGGTGTCAAAGCACAAGGGGATGGATGGTTATTAACTGTCGCTTTAATAGAATGTAGTAGCTTAGCAGCTGTGGACTCAACCGGATACTCTGATCCTTATGTTGTCTTTTCTTGCAATGGAAAAACTAAAACTAGCTCAATCAAGTTCCAAACACTAAATCCTCAATGGAACG AAGTTTTTGAATTTGATGCTATGGATGATCCCCCATCTATGATGAATGTTGATGTTTTTGACTTTGATGGACCTTTCGATGAAGCAACATCTCTTGGTCACGCTGAAATTAACTTTGTAAAGTCTAACTTAGCAGACTTGGTGGATGTAAGGATTCCTCTTCAGGGGAATTTAGCACAGACATGTCAGTCTAAGTTACTTTTGCGGATTTTCTTAAACAATACACGAGGTAATGACATTGTCATGGAATACATAACTAAAATGGAGAAAGAGGTTGGGAAAAAG ATAGTAGTACGGTCCCCTCAAACAAATTCTACCTTTCAAAAGCTCTTTGGTCTGCCGCCAGAAGAGTTTCTCATCAACGATTTTACCTGTCATCTGAAGCGCAGAATGCCTACACAG GGTCGCATTTTTCTGTCTCCTAGAATAATTGGTTTCCACACAAACCTTTTTGGACACAAGAcgaattttttctttctttgggaAGATATTGATGACATACAAGTGGTTCCTCCATCACTAGCAACTATGGGAAGTCCTTCTCTTTTAATCATCCTTCGCAAAGGTAGAGGCACAGATGCAAAGCATGGTGCTAAGGCAGTTGACCCAGATGGAAGACTTAGGTTCCACTTCCAGTCATTTGTTTCATTCAATGTTGCAAACAG GACAATCATGGCCCTGTGGAAAGCAAGAGCCTTGAGCCCTGAACAGAAGATGCAGTTACTTGAAGAATCTGGAGCAAGGAATCTAAATAACGAAGAGAGTGGGTCTTTCTTAGGCTTAGAGGATGCTAAAATGTCAGATGTCTTCTCCTCTGCTATAGATCTCAAT AGTAATTCACTGATGGAGTTATTCAATGGAGGTCCTTTggaaaaaagtgtgatggaaaaacTTGGTTGTGTTGATTATTCTCTTTCTCCGTGGGAAACCGTAAGAGCGGATGTGTACCAACGGCAAATTCACTACAAGTTTGACAAGAATTTGTCACGTTACGGAGGGGAAGTGACAAGCACCCAGCAAAAATCTCCTCTGCCTGATAAAAAAGGATGGCTGATTGAAGAGGTGATGGCTCTCCAAGGTGTTCTTCTCGGGGACTATTTCAAT CTTCACTTCAGATATCAGATAGAGGATCTGTCCCCAAAACTGAGGGCATGCAATGTCATTGTATCATTAGGGATAGCTTGGCTGAAGAGCACCAGCCATCAAAAGAGGATAACAAAAAATGTTATATCAAATTCATCACTTCGACTAACGGACATGTTTACTCGAGTTGAGAATGAACTTCTACAAGCAAAATAG
- the LOC122012690 gene encoding protein translocase subunit SecA-like — MAMARRSQTVASLLRASLLRRFSSRLSERSISSSAPRRLSFGWFDKVKSAFTGKPSPDSSASKIDFSLTEFADQMEKAKTLGSLKQFEVGRCSEATMSGAFQKNSAILRYLGAIDPSGENLQNSHKQDAAKHCNATIADVEHVLAKYSWAKEAQKKIEKLKEEGKPMPTSFSEVQKLMGSTPLDLGRSNLAKSGQISRNALCPCGSGKRYKRCCGTT, encoded by the exons ATGGCGATGGCGAGGCGGTCTCAGACCGTGGCTTCTCTTCTCCGCGCTTCTCTCCTCCGTCGCTTCTCCTCGCGCCTCTCTGAGCGGTCTATCTCTTCCTCCGCCCCTCGCCGACTGAGTTTTGGGTGGTTCGACAAGGTCAAGAGCGCTTTCACAGGAAAGCCCTCCCCTGACTCTTCGGCTTCCAAGATCGACTTCTCACTCACTG AATTCGCTGATCAGATGGAAAAGGCGAAAACACTGGGCTCGTTGAAGCAGTTCGAGGTAGGCCGATGCAGCGAGGCTACCATGTCTGGCGCGTTCCAGAAGAACTCCGCTATCCTTCGTTACCTCGGCGCCATCGATCCCTCGGGAGAG AATTTGCAGAACAGCCATAAACAGGATGCAGCAAAACATTGCAATGCCACAATAGCTGATGTTGAACATGTTTTAGCAAAATACTCATGGGCTAAAGAGGCACAAAAGAAGATTGAAAAATTGaaagaggaaggaaaacctatgcCAACGAGCTTTAGTGAG GTACAAAAACTAATGGGCTCAACACCATTAGATCTTGGAAGGTCTAATTTGGCAAAGAGTGGGCAAATAAGTAGAAATGCTCTCTGCCCATGTGGATCTGGAAAAAGATACAAAAG ATGCTGTGGGACGACATAA